In one window of Streptomyces sp. NBC_01224 DNA:
- a CDS encoding MFS transporter — MLSPSPAPSRAPSYATVLRTPHASRTFGAALLGRLSYGMVSLSLMLAVKEATGSYSVAGAVMALFGATSVLLSPARAALIDRYGPRRALPPMAGVYAALLAALAYVTWRPGASSLLLGVLAVTAGACTPPLGPVMRTLWSSLVPDRELLQRAYSLDGVAEELLFVIGPLLVGLVMRFTVPAAGVAISAGLVLVGAAALVSSPAVRGIGAPPSTEKAAASQHTPRRQRLLGIAGLRHAAIVAAAVGLCLGALDLLVVAFTEQHHRGAAVAWVLAALSAGSAIGGLAYGAVSWRASNRVRLPVPAAGLGVAMVAAGMSPNVYVLVAVVTAAGVFVAPALTTAYLVADESVGADSRTQAGAWVNTAVNAGSSAGTAAVGLLVDRLPPAVCFAVAAVPALLCAAAVARGAISRS, encoded by the coding sequence ATGCTCTCGCCTTCGCCCGCGCCCTCGCGCGCCCCTTCGTATGCCACCGTCCTGCGTACTCCTCACGCCTCCCGCACCTTCGGTGCCGCTCTGTTGGGGCGGCTCTCGTACGGGATGGTCTCCCTCTCCCTGATGCTGGCGGTGAAGGAAGCCACCGGCTCGTACTCCGTCGCGGGCGCCGTCATGGCTCTGTTCGGGGCGACCAGTGTCCTCCTCTCCCCCGCCCGTGCCGCACTGATCGACCGGTACGGGCCGCGGCGGGCACTGCCACCGATGGCCGGTGTCTACGCCGCGCTGCTCGCCGCCTTGGCCTACGTCACCTGGCGGCCGGGTGCTTCCTCTCTCCTGCTGGGGGTGCTTGCCGTGACGGCAGGCGCCTGCACCCCGCCGCTGGGACCGGTGATGCGGACCCTGTGGAGCAGTCTCGTTCCCGACCGTGAGCTGTTGCAGCGCGCGTACAGCCTGGACGGTGTCGCCGAGGAACTGCTGTTCGTCATCGGGCCGTTGCTCGTAGGTCTGGTCATGAGGTTCACCGTCCCCGCGGCAGGTGTCGCGATCAGTGCCGGGCTCGTGCTGGTGGGCGCGGCGGCACTGGTGTCCTCACCCGCGGTGCGCGGTATCGGCGCGCCACCGTCGACGGAGAAGGCCGCTGCGTCACAGCACACGCCCCGCAGGCAGCGGCTGCTCGGCATCGCCGGATTGCGGCACGCCGCGATCGTGGCAGCCGCCGTGGGGCTGTGTCTGGGGGCGCTGGATCTGCTGGTGGTGGCGTTCACCGAGCAGCACCACCGGGGCGCGGCGGTGGCATGGGTGCTCGCGGCCCTCTCCGCCGGAAGCGCGATCGGTGGGCTCGCCTACGGTGCCGTCTCATGGCGTGCGTCGAACCGGGTGCGGCTGCCGGTGCCGGCTGCCGGTCTCGGTGTGGCGATGGTCGCGGCCGGGATGTCGCCCAATGTGTACGTGCTGGTCGCGGTGGTCACGGCCGCCGGGGTTTTCGTCGCCCCGGCCTTGACCACCGCGTATCTCGTCGCGGATGAGTCCGTGGGCGCGGACAGCCGCACACAGGCGGGTGCATGGGTCAACACCGCGGTCAATGCCGGGTCCTCGGCGGGCACCGCGGCAGTGGGTCTGCTGGTGGACCGTCTGCCGCCGGCCGTCTGCTTCGCGGTCGCGGCGGTACCTGCGCTGCTGTGTGCGGCTGCGGTGGCTCGCGGCGCGATCAGCCGTTCCTGA
- a CDS encoding S8 family serine peptidase, which yields MTFTPSSASGRARSARAGRRALLIATSVALVSGALLPAAGSASAAAGKSGPVDRQAAAPVKEYDITLLTGDVVHYSDGVGKQDTVTVDRPDGAVGGVHVQQAGDDLYVLPDEANSLLAAGKLDRRLFNVSALAKMGYDDKKSGGIPLIATYTASQGRSLPAAPRGAKKTRTLESIHGAALKAEKDTTRAFWNDIARTATARSLDNGIAKLWLDGRVEAALKDSVPQVNAPQAWAEGYDGKGSKVAVLDTGIDATHPDVKDRILETKSFVPGEEVLDKHGHGTHVASTIAGSGAASEGVNKGVAPGADLIIGKVLSNEGSGADSGIIEAMEWAKAEGADVVSMSLGSSIPDDGSDPMSQAVDALSADGGPLFVIAAGNAYGAGTIGSPGSAEKALTVAAVDKQDNRADFSSMGPLVRSYGLKPDLSAPGVNINAAASQAVPGVSGMYRSMSGTSMATPHVAGAAAILKQRHPDWSGQRIKDALMSSSKKLDAYTPYEQGTGRLDVKAAVDTTVEATGSVAVASYDWPHSASDPVAQRTITYRNTGTKDVTLDLATDTDADAYTLSTKQLTVPAGSTAEAVLSLDPSKVASGTQFSGQVIAKDAAGTVVAHTGFALNKERELYDLTLRLRDRDGKPMDGLVVIGELGDPNLGLVQVSGETTLRLPPGNYTAWSSVDIAGDRADSKAVAFLAAPETILDKATTVTLDASKARKVSVRTPKETETRQLRYDMARTAPDGTVQRDAYQIPLTYDQLWASPTKKVTQGSFSFLTRWRQGEKQLDVSAEGRDVPVHPQGGAAIAENGEKKLAGVFAGNGAVADYKGLNVKGKAVVIRSSDAVAPADRLANAVAAGAGALFVVNDGDGVLMESYTPYGTKGAIPVASVQRLAGEDLIKSVQRGAKLTIDQHRYARYVYDLVDRHDGVVPDRSLAFAPSTGQLAKVENTFYGHKDVLGAGFRYDIPDYGPGLGFEEYEKFPGTREEWVNPLPGASFWYENHSVFNSAETGFAHEMRSGDLDYTAGRTYSAEWFAPISRPRLGTGYWGPFRTVYNDMQFNLTAWTDSGAGHSGSMPEDEYDTTTTAIYQGDTLIKKVAGRAGYFGDLSPEKLPYRFVLDSTRDGDLWKTSTRTHTEWNFVSGAMDENGPYRADLPLLQLDYKVHTDLAGDVKAGQWTEIGLTSGTQEWLDGAVKAKKASLSVSYDDGKTWDAVELRKTSEGNWTARFKTPKKAGGFVSIKAHSEAGDGLGIDQEIIRAFGLK from the coding sequence ATGACATTCACACCCTCCTCCGCTTCCGGCCGGGCGAGATCCGCTCGTGCGGGACGCAGGGCTCTGCTCATAGCGACTTCGGTCGCCCTGGTGAGTGGCGCACTGTTGCCCGCAGCGGGCTCCGCTTCCGCCGCCGCAGGTAAGTCCGGGCCCGTCGACCGCCAGGCCGCCGCCCCCGTCAAGGAGTACGACATCACCCTGCTCACGGGCGATGTCGTGCACTATTCGGACGGCGTCGGCAAGCAGGACACCGTCACCGTGGACCGCCCCGATGGAGCGGTCGGCGGCGTGCATGTCCAGCAGGCCGGTGACGATCTGTACGTCCTGCCCGACGAGGCCAACTCCCTTCTCGCAGCAGGCAAGTTGGACCGTCGGCTGTTCAACGTCTCGGCTCTGGCCAAGATGGGGTACGACGACAAGAAGTCGGGCGGCATTCCGCTGATCGCCACCTACACGGCGAGCCAGGGCCGTTCACTGCCCGCCGCCCCTCGTGGCGCGAAGAAGACCCGCACTCTGGAGAGCATCCACGGCGCCGCACTGAAGGCCGAGAAGGACACCACCCGGGCCTTCTGGAACGACATCGCCCGTACCGCCACGGCCCGTTCGCTGGACAACGGCATCGCCAAACTCTGGCTCGACGGCCGGGTGGAGGCCGCCCTCAAGGACTCCGTGCCGCAGGTCAACGCCCCGCAGGCGTGGGCCGAAGGCTACGACGGCAAGGGCTCCAAGGTCGCAGTCCTGGACACCGGAATCGACGCGACCCACCCGGACGTCAAGGACCGCATTCTCGAAACCAAGAGCTTCGTGCCGGGCGAGGAGGTCCTCGACAAGCACGGCCACGGCACGCACGTCGCCTCCACGATCGCGGGCTCCGGCGCCGCCTCGGAGGGCGTCAACAAGGGCGTCGCCCCGGGCGCCGACCTGATCATCGGCAAGGTGCTCAGCAACGAGGGTTCCGGCGCGGACTCCGGGATCATCGAAGCCATGGAGTGGGCGAAGGCAGAAGGCGCCGACGTCGTCTCCATGAGCCTCGGTTCCAGCATCCCGGACGACGGCTCCGACCCGATGTCCCAGGCCGTCGACGCGCTCTCCGCCGACGGCGGGCCGCTGTTCGTGATCGCCGCGGGCAACGCGTACGGCGCGGGCACCATCGGCTCGCCCGGCTCGGCGGAGAAGGCACTCACCGTCGCCGCCGTCGACAAGCAGGACAACCGCGCGGACTTCTCCTCGATGGGCCCGCTCGTCAGGTCCTACGGCCTGAAGCCCGACCTGTCCGCACCGGGTGTGAACATCAACGCGGCCGCCTCGCAGGCGGTCCCGGGCGTCAGCGGGATGTACCGGTCGATGTCCGGTACGTCGATGGCGACCCCGCATGTCGCGGGCGCCGCCGCCATCCTGAAGCAGCGTCACCCCGACTGGTCCGGCCAGCGGATCAAGGACGCGCTGATGAGCTCGTCGAAGAAGCTCGACGCGTACACCCCGTACGAGCAGGGCACCGGCCGGCTCGATGTGAAGGCGGCCGTCGACACCACCGTCGAGGCCACCGGCTCCGTCGCGGTCGCCTCCTACGACTGGCCGCACTCCGCGTCCGACCCGGTCGCCCAGCGGACCATCACGTACCGCAACACCGGTACGAAGGACGTCACCCTCGACCTGGCCACCGACACGGACGCCGACGCCTACACCCTGTCGACGAAGCAGCTGACCGTCCCGGCCGGTTCCACCGCCGAGGCCGTGCTCTCGCTGGATCCGTCGAAGGTCGCCAGCGGAACCCAGTTCTCCGGTCAGGTCATCGCCAAGGACGCGGCGGGCACCGTCGTCGCGCACACCGGCTTCGCCCTGAACAAGGAGCGGGAGCTGTACGACCTGACGCTCAGGCTCCGTGACCGCGACGGCAAGCCGATGGACGGCCTGGTCGTCATCGGCGAGCTCGGCGACCCGAACCTGGGCCTCGTTCAGGTGTCGGGCGAGACCACGCTGCGGCTGCCGCCGGGCAACTACACCGCCTGGAGTTCCGTCGACATCGCCGGTGACCGCGCCGACTCGAAGGCCGTGGCCTTCCTCGCGGCTCCCGAGACGATCCTCGACAAGGCGACCACGGTCACCCTGGACGCGTCCAAGGCCCGCAAGGTCAGTGTGCGCACGCCGAAGGAGACCGAGACCCGACAGCTGCGCTATGACATGGCACGTACCGCACCGGACGGCACGGTCCAGCGCGACGCGTACCAGATCCCGTTGACCTACGACCAGCTGTGGGCCAGCCCCACCAAGAAGGTCACGCAGGGCAGCTTCTCCTTCCTGACCCGCTGGCGGCAGGGCGAGAAGCAGCTGGACGTGTCGGCCGAGGGCCGCGATGTGCCGGTCCACCCGCAGGGCGGTGCGGCCATCGCCGAGAACGGCGAGAAGAAGCTGGCCGGCGTCTTCGCGGGCAACGGCGCCGTGGCCGACTACAAGGGTCTGAACGTCAAGGGCAAGGCCGTCGTCATCCGCAGCAGCGACGCGGTCGCTCCCGCCGACCGGCTCGCCAACGCGGTGGCCGCGGGCGCCGGGGCACTGTTCGTCGTCAACGACGGCGACGGCGTCCTGATGGAGAGCTATACCCCCTACGGGACCAAGGGCGCCATCCCGGTCGCCTCGGTCCAGCGCCTGGCGGGCGAGGACCTGATCAAGTCCGTCCAGCGCGGTGCCAAGTTGACGATCGATCAGCACCGTTACGCCCGCTACGTGTACGACCTGGTCGACCGCCACGACGGCGTCGTCCCGGACCGCTCGCTGGCCTTCGCTCCGTCGACCGGTCAGCTGGCGAAGGTGGAGAACACCTTCTACGGTCACAAGGACGTGCTCGGCGCGGGCTTCCGCTACGACATCCCGGACTACGGCCCGGGTCTCGGCTTCGAGGAGTACGAGAAGTTCCCCGGCACCCGCGAGGAGTGGGTCAACCCGCTTCCGGGCGCCTCCTTCTGGTACGAGAACCACTCGGTCTTCAACTCCGCCGAGACGGGATTCGCGCACGAGATGCGCAGCGGCGACCTGGACTACACGGCGGGCCGCACCTACTCCGCCGAGTGGTTCGCGCCGATCTCCCGCCCGCGTCTGGGCACCGGCTACTGGGGTCCGTTCCGTACCGTTTACAACGACATGCAGTTCAACCTGACCGCGTGGACGGACTCGGGCGCGGGCCACTCGGGCTCCATGCCTGAGGACGAGTACGACACCACCACCACCGCGATCTACCAGGGCGACACCCTGATCAAGAAGGTCGCGGGCAGGGCCGGCTACTTCGGAGACCTGTCGCCGGAGAAGCTGCCCTACCGCTTCGTGCTCGACTCCACCCGTGACGGCGACCTGTGGAAGACCTCCACCCGCACGCACACCGAGTGGAACTTCGTCTCGGGCGCCATGGACGAGAACGGCCCGTACCGGGCCGACCTTCCGCTGCTGCAGCTGGACTACAAGGTCCACACCGACCTCGCCGGTGACGTCAAGGCCGGCCAGTGGACCGAGATCGGTCTCACCTCCGGTACGCAGGAGTGGCTGGACGGTGCGGTGAAGGCGAAGAAGGCGTCGTTGTCGGTCAGCTACGACGACGGCAAGACCTGGGACGCGGTGGAGCTGCGCAAGACCTCCGAGGGCAACTGGACCGCCCGGTTCAAGACGCCCAAGAAGGCCGGTGGCTTCGTCTCGATCAAGGCGCACTCCGAGGCCGGGGACGGGCTCGGCATCGATCAGGAGATCATCCGGGCATTCGGCCTGAAGTGA
- a CDS encoding DinB family protein encodes MSLSPSRNRPPYDADERTQLVGWLDMQRAVARWKCEGLSEADAHRSVLPSSPHMTVAGVMSHLRWAEHLWYEVVLLGRPAVGPMFDGPEAADMMVEGVPLAELLDNYDRQIAVSNEIVASKSLDDVGRHPDFDASAASVRWIMFHMIEETARHAGHLDAIREILDGETGYY; translated from the coding sequence ATGTCACTTTCCCCTTCCCGTAATCGCCCTCCCTACGACGCGGACGAGCGGACTCAGCTCGTCGGCTGGCTCGACATGCAGCGGGCGGTCGCCCGCTGGAAATGCGAAGGGCTTTCCGAGGCCGACGCCCATCGGTCCGTCCTGCCGTCCTCGCCCCATATGACGGTGGCGGGTGTCATGTCACACCTTCGATGGGCCGAGCACCTCTGGTACGAGGTCGTTCTGCTGGGCCGCCCGGCCGTGGGGCCCATGTTCGACGGGCCCGAGGCCGCCGACATGATGGTCGAAGGCGTCCCGCTCGCAGAGCTCCTCGACAACTACGACCGGCAGATCGCGGTGTCGAACGAGATCGTTGCATCGAAGTCGCTCGACGACGTGGGCCGACACCCGGACTTCGACGCCTCGGCCGCGAGCGTGCGCTGGATCATGTTCCATATGATCGAGGAGACTGCCCGGCACGCGGGCC
- a CDS encoding DUF4097 family beta strand repeat-containing protein, which produces MRHRLRAFMAATMAGSGLIGLGACGLIDWNTFEDDAHVSQKITSVRLDLGSGRVNLRGVAKTADVSLHRSVRYRGDKPEGASHRVENGVLVLSGCGSQCSVSYTVEVPEGLPVSGRTSSGSVVLARVGPVNVTTHSGRIELDGVTGPADVHTSNGRIEGRGLAGPVRAKTSNGRIELTPVNPQDVRARTSNGAIVVTAPTGRYVVAASTHHGHKDIGIANDPAGDHKIDLATANGSITVRNG; this is translated from the coding sequence ATGCGTCACCGGCTCAGGGCGTTCATGGCGGCAACGATGGCGGGAAGCGGTCTGATCGGGCTCGGCGCATGCGGTCTCATCGACTGGAACACCTTCGAGGACGACGCCCATGTCTCGCAGAAGATCACCTCCGTCCGACTGGATCTCGGCTCCGGCCGGGTGAATCTGCGGGGCGTGGCGAAAACCGCCGACGTGTCCCTGCACCGCTCGGTCCGCTATCGGGGGGACAAGCCCGAAGGCGCATCGCACCGGGTCGAGAACGGCGTCCTGGTGCTGAGCGGCTGCGGCAGCCAGTGCTCGGTGTCCTACACCGTCGAGGTGCCCGAGGGCCTCCCGGTCTCCGGCCGGACCTCGTCCGGATCCGTGGTCCTGGCCCGAGTGGGGCCGGTGAACGTGACCACACACTCCGGACGGATCGAGCTGGACGGAGTGACCGGCCCGGCCGATGTGCACACCTCCAACGGCCGGATCGAGGGGCGTGGACTCGCTGGTCCCGTCCGGGCCAAGACCTCCAACGGCCGGATCGAGCTGACCCCGGTGAACCCGCAGGATGTCCGGGCCAGGACATCCAACGGGGCCATCGTCGTCACTGCGCCGACGGGCCGGTACGTGGTCGCCGCCAGCACTCACCACGGCCACAAGGACATCGGCATCGCCAATGACCCGGCCGGCGACCACAAGATCGATCTGGCCACCGCCAACGGTTCCATCACGGTCAGGAACGGCTGA